A region of Helicoverpa zea isolate HzStark_Cry1AcR chromosome 16, ilHelZeax1.1, whole genome shotgun sequence DNA encodes the following proteins:
- the LOC124637819 gene encoding uncharacterized protein LOC124637819: MQGTKNNTSTRIRGENWTQEEKDLFFEIMRDSAHIVDIKSTDTDSNRRKKLEWLNIQNKLKELTGKPRDVPQLKGFWRRFKMATKESVPQHQTTSLEDYDISGEGETVTVTADVYCKENYKVHPSTPITNKTQVENKITCKTALPNSNFKIKRRAMEMMEEEHELKIKYQQQELAHQELKHRMEIELYQLDKTKKELEIELLKKKLKE; encoded by the exons ATGCAAGGAACTAAAAACAATACAAGTACACGTATACGTGGTGAAAACTGGACCCAGGAAGAAAAG GATCTGTTCTTCGAAATAATGCGGGACTCCGCACATATTGTCGATATTAAATCAACGGATACCGATAGTaacagaagaaaaaaattggAATGGTTGAATATCCAAAACAA ACTCAAAGAACTTACTGGGAAACCTAGAGATGTACCTCAGTTAAAAGGTTTCTGGAGGCGGTTTAAGATGGCCACAAAAGAAAGTGTGCCACAACACCAAACAACCTCATTAGAGGATTATGATATATCGGGAGAAGGTGAAACTGTTACAGTAACTGCAGACGTGTACTGCAAAGAG AATTATAAAGTACACCCCTCTACCcctataacaaacaaaacacaagtagaaaacaaaat TACCTGCAAGACAGCGCTGCCCAAcagcaattttaaaattaaaaggcGGGCCATGGAAATGATGGAAGAAGAGCAcgagctaaaaataaaataccagcAGCAAGAGTTAGCCCACCAGGAATTGAAACATAGAATGGAGATAGAGTTATATCAGttagacaaaacaaaaaaagaattggaAATAGAActattaaagaaaaaactaaaagaataa